TTTGCATATGATACTTAAAAGTAATTTAATAGTTTATTATTGTTACAGTAAAGTTATAAATTTGTAATATTTTATATAATCTTCTTGATAATTAGAGTAAGACAAATAAGAAGATTATTTCTTCTTATTTGTAGGTAGATTTAAATAATATTCAATCTCACCTTCTGTTAGGATTTTGATAGTATTTGTACTTCCCGGTATCCCTGCTGGATATCCAATAGTTGCTATATATGGTCCTGTTTTATCTAAAATATTTCTAGATTCTAGATTTTTTAACATCTTTTGAATCATTTTAGAAGCTTGTCCTTCTTTTATTACTGTGATAGGATAAACACCCCAAATAGCACATAAAGAGTTTAAAGTTTTTCTTTTATGCGAAAATGCTAAAATTTTTGTTTTTGGTCTATATCTTGATATTTTCATTGCTGATTTACCTGAGCTTGTAAGTGCTAAGATACCTTTTGCACCTAAATCATCTGCAAGTTTTGTAACTGTTCCTTGAATAACATCAAACTCATCTAGGTAGCCTAATTTACCTTGCTTATCGAAGTTATAAATCTCTTCTGTTTTAGCAATAATATTACTCATTGTTTGCACTACATTAATAGGATCAGTTCCAACAGCACTCTCTTCAGAAAGCATTACAACATCAGTTCCATCTAAAACTGCATTTGCAACATCTGAGATTTCTGCTCTTGTTGCTCTTTCATTTTCTGTCATTGAAAGAAGCATTTGAGTTGCTGTTATTACTGGTTTACAAGCTGCATTTGCTTTTTTAATAAGTCTTTTTTGAATAGTTGGAACTTCATAATAAGGAACTTCTATTCCTAAGTCTCCTCTAGCTACCATTAGTCCATCACTAGCTTCCATAATTTCATCTATGTTTTCAACTGCATCAAATTTTTCTATTTTTGCAATTAGTTTTCCATGATAACCATTTAAAAGTTTTCTTGCATGTTCCATATCTTTTTTATTTTGCACAAAAGAGATTGCAAAATAATCAACTTTATTTTCAACTCCCCAAGCGATATCTTTTTCATCTTTTTCAGTAATTACATCAATATCAATTATAGTATTAGGAAAGTTTACACCTTTTCGTGATCCTAATTTCCCATGATTTTCTATTTCTGCTTTTACTTGAGCTCCTGTTTCTATTACTTTTGCTCTAATTGTTCCATCATACAAATAAATATATTCATCTTTTTTTACTTTATCAAGTAATTCTGGATAATTTAAAGAGGCTACATATTCAGTTTCACTCTCTTGATACCCTACTATATCATCTTTTACAAATCTTATAGTATCCCCTTTTCTCAACTCAAAAGGCTCTTTTAAATCCCCTAATCTTACCTTTGGTCCTGAGATATCTTGTAAAACTGCAACAGTTGTATTTAAATTTTCCATTGCTTTTCTGATATTATTTAAGGTATTTAAATGATATTCATGGCTTCCATGTGAAAAGTTCAGTCTAAACATATTTGCCCCAGCTTTTATCAATCCTTCTATTATTTCTATTGTATCACTTGCTGGGCCTAGCGTTGCTAATATTTTTGTTCTTTTATCCATAAATTATTCCTTTCATATTTAATAGAGGTGATTATACCATAATCCCAGTTACACCCTAGTAACATTTTATATACAGCTTTTATTTTATGAATGCAAAATTTAGTGATTATTTTAACAATTAGATTTATAGAGAAAGAAGAAAAACATATAAATACAAACAAAAACTATCTGAAGAAAGAACAAAAAGGTGCCAAGAAAAAGGTAAAAACTTGGCACAATTTATAGTTTTTTGAGACTTACCATTTAGTATTGGTTAAATCACATTGAATCATTTCTCCCCTATGTGCAGGAGTTCCTGGTTTTTCAGCTGATTCACAAAGTAAAGTAGTCCCATAATCATTTCTTTTATCATGGGCATTAGTTCTCGCCCAAACAGATACAAGGGCTCTTTCTTCTGGTTTTGCTTCACATTTTCCATCTACTTCAAAAGCATGAATTGTATTTTCATGAAGATAAAGAAGTGAGTTATTCATAGCACTACCTGAGACCCACATATCAGGCTCATTTTTTGCTCCTGCATCAAATTGAACTCTTCTAAACTTTTTATTTACTTCTACTGTTTTTAATAAAGGATTGTCTTCTCTTATTGCAAAACTTTTAAACTGTTTCACACAAGCAGGCATTCTCATATTATAATAAATTTCAGGCATTGCATGATTATGATAAGGGTATAAAGAGTCTACTACTTGAACCGTCATACCAACTTCAGCTCCTACTTTTTGCCCATTAATTTCATCAATTCTTAATAAACCCCAATGTCCTAATATTTCAGCATAAGCATATCCTCCACGAATAATAAGAAAGTTTTTTTCATTTCTTTTACTCTCCTCCGCATACATAGGAAACCAACCTGCTGCAGCCCAAAGATTAGGTAAAGAATTTGCACTTACATCATAAGGGAAAGTTTTTGGCATATGAATTTCATCACCTGTTACCATCTTATAAAAGTTTTTTGTAAACTCTTTTCCTCTTTTTCTTACATCTTTATTTTTAACTTTTTTATCAAAGAACTCTTCAAAAGTCATACGATTTGCCCATTTAGCAACAGGAGATTTTTCTTGAAGTTCTCCACCTGGATTATAAATCCAGTTTACATCTCTTCTTGCAGAGAAACAAACTTTTGCTTTTTCTTTATTAAATAAAATTTGATAGATATTTTTAACCATATTCTTCATATCTCTTCTATCCATAATACACATTTTATTATCTTTTTTTGTTGTATCATAAATAGCTTCATCTGAACTCATACAGTGATTTAAATCTCCATTAGTCAAAGCTAAAGCATAGGCTTTTAGATAAACTAAGGTTTCATCCCAAAGAATATCTACATATTTTTGATCTTTTTTATTATATTTTACAGGTTCAGATAAACACTTAAACTCTGCATTTAATATATCCTTTTTATCTAAATAATTTGGGATTTCTAGTCCTGCACCATATAACAAATTTGTTAAAATTAATATAACTCCAAGTTTTTTAAGAATAAACATACCATTACCTTTTTTCTAATAATATCTCTTAATAAATAACTTAAAGAAAGTTATTTATTATCTGTCTCGATTCCATATTTTTTATACTCTTTTTGAGTTTCAAGTTTTTTCTCTTCCATTTTATCTTTATAAATACTATGTTCTGGCTTATAATAATTTAGAACATTTCTTAAATTTTTATGACCAGCATCAAAGTGACATGAAGCACATGAAATTTGTTTTTCTGTTCCTTTTAATTTAGTATAGTGATTATGCATTTTTTGTGCTTGTTTACTTAAAGATACTAAATCTTTATCAAAGGCATTACCATGACATTCCATACATCCAGAATCATATACAAAAGTATCACGATGTTTAATTTTTTCTTGCCAATCTATTTCATCAGGATTTCCAAAAAAATGAATCCCAACTTCCACAACTCCATTTTTTGCTTTAGTGTAAATATAATTTGCCAAACTATCATGGGGCAAGTGGCAATCCACACATCTTGCACTAGCACCCAATTTACCTTTTCCACCATGGGCATCTTGTTTATAAGAGATAACCATAGGATCCATTTCATGACAAGAGACACAAAATCTCTCTCCACTTGTTTTATGAATTCCATAATAAGTTCCATAAGAAAGAGATAATCCAACTAAACCACCAATAAACAATAATAATATTATAAATAATGTAGGTCTCATGGTGTTTCCTTCATCCAGATTTTATTTTCAATCTCTTTTTCATGACATTCTGCACACATATTTACAGAAGGTTTATGTTCATTATGACATTCATCACAATATAAATTTGGTCCATCATGAACCGAATTGTGAGGATTTGCTTTATGAACATCCATAAAAGACAATCTTTGAGCCAAATAAATTTTAGTTTTATGACATGATAAACAGGTTTTCTCTTCTACTGCTTCAAAGTGGTCAGGGTCATTACCTTGATTTTTATGGCAAAAAACACACTCTAAAGATAAACTTTCATGCACCTTTTTTAAAGGATATTTTGCTTTTTGTTCAGGTGTTACACTTACTATATTTTCTTCACTTTGAGGAAAAGGTAAAAGCTTTTCCTCTTTGTCATTGGCAAATAAAAATATTGATAGAAGTAAAATTGTAATGCCACCCATTACTTTTACTATATTTTTCATAATTATATATTTTCTCCTGCTACCATACCAAATACTAAACAATCAGGAATTGAACAACTTCCTAATCTACTTGCTCCATGTGTTCCCCCTGTAATTTCACCAGCGGCGAATAAACCAGGAATTGGTTTTTTAGTTGCAGAAGAGATAACTTGTGCTTTAGTATTAATTTTTAATCCACCCATTGTATGGTGAAGTTTTGGTACACCTTTAGTTGCATAGAATGGAGCTGTAATAATTTGTACATTTTCTGTTTTTTCAACTGGTTTACCAAGATCTGTATCTTTGCCATTTTTTACAAAATCGTTGTATTTTTTAATTGTATTTTTCAACTCACCAACTGGTAGTCCATATGCTGCAGCTAAAGCATCAATAGTATCAAATTTTTTAACAACTCCAGATTTTAAAGCTTTTTCAGCAATATCTGGAATAATTTTATCAACTGCTGTTTGATCACATATATTAATTGGATAAGAATTTGTTTCTTTTATTACTTTAAACATTGCTTGTGCTCTTGTTCTTCTATCTGCAAGTTCATTCATAAATCTTGTTCCAGTTTTAGGATTAACAGAAATTCCATATCTAAATGTTGCGTTAATATTAAAGTTTGAAGCTGCACCAAATCCTTTTTCATCTGGACAAGCCCAAGGACCAAATTGAATCCAACTTAATTGAACAGGAACTGCTCCAAGTTCAAAGGCTTTTAATAAAACTCCAGCAGTTGCACCTGGTTGATTTGTTGAGTCTGTATCTGCAGGGATTCTTGGATCTTGTTGTTCTCTTAAGAATTTATCTCTACTAAATCCTCCAGCTGCTAAAACAACTCCTTTTTTAGCTTTATAATATTTTACTTTACCAGTTTTATTTTCAGAATCATCATCTTCTAATTTTTTATCAAATCTATATTTTTCTCTAACTTTAACCCCAACTACTCTTCCATTATCATCTAATACAAACTCATCAAATCTTGTTCTTTTTTTGATTGTTCCATTAGGTTGTTTTTGAAAATATTTAAGCATTGGTAAAACAATTCCTGAACCACTACCATTTGCAGAAAGATAAGTTCTAGGAACAGAGTGTCCTCCTAAGTGAGAAAGTTTTTCATAAAATTTTGCACCACATTTTTCTACTAATTTAAGTGCATCATTCCCTCTTTCTCCAATTACTTTAAGTAACTCAGGGTGATTAATATATCTACCTGCTTTCATACTATCTTCCATATAAAGATCAATAGAATCTTTAATTCCTTCTTTTTTCTGTTTTGGATTATTTACGACAGCTAAAAGACCTCCATTAATAACAGAATTTCCACCAAGTCTTCCCATTTTTTCAACAATAACAACTTTATTTCCTTTTTCAACTGCTGTAATAGCAGCAGATAAAGCAGCATAACCTGAACCAATAATTACAATATCATACTCTTCATCATATTTAACACCTTTTGAATCAATAGCAACTGCGTTTGCAGCTGTAGTTCCTAAAGCTAATGCACCTGCACTAACAGCACCCATTTTAAAAAAATTACGTCTTGTTAAATTACCCATAATAAATCTCCTTAAATTATATTTATAAAAGAATATTAATATAAATAAGTAATCAAAAAATAACCTTTTTATTTAAAAAGGTTATTTTATACAAAAAATGAATTATTATTTAGTTTAAGTAGTTATTGGTGGTGCTGTTGATTCGATATCCACAGCCAGATATATTTTCAATTATGTCATTGTACGTTTTTTGACGTATCTTTTTTATTCTCATTCTTAGTGCTTCAATACTCATACTTTTTTCTTGCCAAGCATAACTCTCTATAGTAGAATATTCGACTATTTTATCTATATTTGAAATTAATAAATGAAGAATCTCCATCTCTAATTTTGTTAACTTTATAAGCTCTGCATTTGCATTTGTTAATTGCTTTGAATTTTTATCATAAATAAAACCAAATTTTAGATTAACTCGAAAATTGTATATATCTTTTGTTGCCATAAGTAAAGAGGTTTGTAAATCTTCAATCACAATTGGCTTTCTCAAATAGTTATATGCACCCTCATTAATACTTTCTGAGATATTTGAAGGGGTATCATAAGAAGTGATTATTATAACTGGTAAGTGAGGAGAGATTTCATGCATAGAATGAACCATATCTAAACCATTCATTTCTGGCAAGTTTATGTCTGATATGACAATATCAGGTTTATATTGTTCAAACATTTCGAAACCTTCTATGCCATCTTTTGCAACATCTACACGTTTACAATGCATGCCTAAAGCTTGCCTTAATGCAAAAGCTGTTGTTTCATCATCTTCCACAATTAATACATGTATTTGAGAAAGTTTTTTTAATACTTTTAAATCAATCATCATTATCCTTTGTTATTTTGGGAAAAGTAAATAAAAAAGTTGTTGGGTTTTTATAAGATATAATAGTCAAGTCTCCAAAAAGTTTATTTCTTGCAATTAATCTTGATAGATAAAGACCATTTCCTGTTCCCTTTTCCCCTTTTGTAGTTTTAAAAGCTTCAAAAAGAGTTTTTCTAATAGCGGGTTGAATTCCTAAACCATTATCTTCAATTTTTAAATTATATTTGTCTTGAATCTCTTTTATTGTAATTTTTATAAATTTATTTTTATTATTCTTATCATCAAGTAAAGAATCTCTTGAATTCAAAACTAAAACAGTTATAATTTGTTGTAATTCATTTTTATAACTATAACAATCATATTTTGTTTTTTCATAAATTACATTAATCTTAATACCTGAGTTTTTAAAATGTGGTTCTAATATTACTTTTGTCTCTTCTATAGCTTCTATTATATCAAAGGATTCCATTTTTCTACTTGGCAGATAAAAATTTTTAAAAGTATCAATGGTATCTGAAAGATAATGAGCACTGGTAAGAACACGGTTTAGATTATCTTTAAAGACTTCATCACTTAAATATCCCATTTCCTTAAACTGTAAAATATTCCCTATAAGTAAAGATATTGAGTTTAAAGGTTGTCTCCATTGATGTGAAATTGCACCAATCATCTCACCTAAATCTGCCATTTTAGATTGTTGGAATAAAATATCTTCTTGTTCTTTTTTTAATTTTTTGGACATCTCTTTTTTAGTAACATCTTCCACAAAAAAAATAACTCCTTTATACTCTTTTTTTGCATCTAAGACAGGAATAGAAGTAAAAAATAAAAATACTTTTTCCTTTTTCTCAAAAAAATAAAAAGTATTAGTATATGTTTTATGTTTTTCTTTTGTTGCTTTTAATTGTTTACTAATACAATCTGTTATCCATAAAGGAAGCCTTTTAAAAAATTCTGTACATTCAAATAGATTTTTATCAGAAAGTCTATTCTCTGAAAAATAGAGTAATTTAGAAAATTCATTATTATAATAAGTGACTTTTTCTTTGTCATCAGCAATTAAACATCCTCTTATATCTGATAAAAGGAAGTGTTTCATTAAATTCTTTGATATTTCTAATTTTTCATCACTTTGTTTTTGAGTTCTATTATAAAATAGATTCAACCATAAAAATATAATTAAACTTATTACATATATAGTAAGGTTTATTTTCAATTGTAAATCTACTTTTTCATAAACCTTTTCTTTATTTAATTGTGAGATAAGATACCAATTCCCATATTTTATAAAGCCCTGAGAGAAAATGCTATCTTTTGTGATAGTAAGAGTTCCTTCTTTATCAATTTTTTGATTAAATTTTTTAAACAGTTTTTCTTTTTCTTTATGAACTAAGATTCTTTTATTCTTATCAAGTAAAAAAACATTTCCATCATAAGGTAAAGTTATTTTTAGGATTTCATTTTCTATATATTTTAAGGGAAGAATACCACAAACCACACCACTTTGGCCCCTTTTATCTTTTGTGGGACTACAAACAGCAACAACTAATTTATCTATAATTGCTGATACATAAGGATTAGTTATTGTAATATCTTCATTTCTGATGGTTTCTCTATACCATGGCATAGCTATAGTACTATAAGTTAGAGGTTTTATAATAGTTCTACTAGAAATAATTGTATTATCCCCGTAACCAACAAACATATAAGGAAAATCGGCAACAGAAGAACTATGTTCAAGTAAATCTTCAATAGCATATTGTTCTTGAATATGATCCATATTAGAAATTAGTTTTTCCAAATTTTTTACAACATTGATTTTCTCTTCTGTCCACTTTATAATCTGTTTTGAAGCATTTTCAATAGCATTTACTTGTAAATCATTTATTGCACTTCTTAAAATATAAAGATTTATAAAATAATTTGCAAGTACTAAAATAAAAAAAAGCATGCTGACAAATAAAATAAATCCTGTACGTTTAGACAAAAAAAACCTTTAACTATAAACATATGCACATTATAACTTTTAACTTATTTTAATTATCTAAAATAAAAATTATTTTTCAGTTATTTTTCAGTTATTTTTAAATAATACAATAATAAAAATTAAACTCGTAATATTTTTAGTAAACTAATTATATATATGTATGAGTAAAAGGATAAATTATAGTTATGTTTAAAAGAAGTAATTTCTTATATTTTTTTATCATATTTCTAATAAGTATAATATTTTCTATTCAATACTTTTATAAAAAACAAAAAGAAGAACAATACTTAATTCAAGTAAATCAAAATAAATCAAAACAGATAAATAATTGGATTTTAGAAAAAAAACATTTTATGGAAAAGTTATCAAAAAATATTGAAAATAAAAACTATAATAAAGAAGTTTTTTTAAAAATAATGAAAGAAACAAATAAAAAGATGAAAACCCACAGTGTTTTTTTGGGATTAGAAGATGGAAACTATTTAGATACTCAAGGATATTGGATAGATGGATTTGATCCAAGAGTAAGACCATGGTATATAGAGACTATTAAACAAGAAAAAACTACCATCACTGGACCTATGTATTATAATGATATAAGTGGACAAGAAATTAACTGGTGGGCAATATCTTCTTTGATTAAAAAAGAAGGTAAAAATTATGGAGTAATTAGTAGTGAAATAAATCCTGAAATGCTTATCAAACTTTTAAATGATATTAAACACAGTAAAATAGAAGATTTATTTTTATTTGATAAAAATAGTGGAATTATAATCGCTTCTATAAAAGGAGAAAATGAATTGAAATTAGTACAAAATATTTTTTCTAAAAAGTTTTTTGAAAACTTACCTAAAACAAAAGAAACAAGCCTTATAAAAGTAGATGAAAATAGAAAAGCAATAGTAACAAATCTTAAAGAAGCCCCATGGATATTATGCATGATTGTAAAATAAACAAAGTAAGTTTTAGATAAACTTAACTCTATGAAAAAACAAAGATTTAGTGAATATTTTAACAATTGGCTTTATGGTGAAGATGGATATTATACAAAATATAATGCAATAGGAAAAGATGGAGACTTCTTTACAGCAGTTTCTACTTCAATATTTTTTGGGGGAAGTATTGCAAAAAAGATAGTTGATACAATCTTAGATAATAAACTTCCAAAAAATACTACAATTGTAGAAATTGGTGCCCATCATGGCTACTTATTAGCTGATATTATTCAATTTATTTATACCTTAAATCCTAAGCTTCTTGAAAACCTAAACTTTGCCATTGTAGAGAGATTTGAGAACTTAAAAAATGAACAAAAAGAGTATTTAAAAAGCTCCTTTGGAGATAACATTAAAGTCAAATTTTACGATGACATAAGTGAAGTAAAACTTGACCATGCTTTTATTGTAGCAAATGAAATTTATGATGCTTTTGCTTGTGAATTACTCTATACAAAGAATGATAACTTACAAACTGCCTTTATAAAAAATGGAAAAATAGAGTTTGAAGATTGTTTAGATGAAAATATAAAAACTAAATGTAAAAAATACAAAATTACAAAAGGTGAATTAGCTTTAGGATATGAAGAATTTGCAAAAAATATTTGTGAAAATATTAAAAACTTCTATTTTCTTAGCTTTGATTATGGGGAAAAATATCCAAGAAATGATTTTTCTTGTAGGATTTATTCACAACATCAAGTTTTTCCAATCTTTGAAGAAAAACTTGAGTTAACTAAACTATATAAAAACTCAGATATCACCTATGATGTAAACTTTTCCCATGTAATTGATAGTTTTAATAGTTTTTGTAACTGTGAAGTTGAATATCAAACCCAACTAAAAGCCCTTGTAGAATTTGGTATTTTAGACTTACTTGAAATTTTACAAAAAAATGTAAGTGAAGAAAACTACCTAAAAGAAGTTCAAAAGGTAAAAACTCTACTTGAACCAACAGGTATGGGAGATAGATTTAAAATGCTACTTATTAAGAAGTAGCATTCTTTTATTATAAATTATCTTTTTCTATCTCTTTATACTCTTCATCTGTAAATATCCTAGACTTTGTTATAAATTGATAACCCAAATCTATCTCCAAGGAAAAAGAATTACCAAAGGCAGCCTTTTCTTCTTTTACATCAATAGTTATTTCTGTATGTCTAAAATACTCGAATTGCTCTTTATCTATAAAAAATTCACATCCACATATTTCTCCCATTTTTACATTTCGAGAAGGGACATAAAAGTCACTTTTTGCATAACACATAGGTGCTGTACCATCACAGCATCCACCGCTTTGATTAAAAACCAATTCACCGTTTTCTTTTTTTAATTGCTCTATTACCTCAGCAGCTGCTTTAGTAACTAATAGTCTTTTTATTGCCATTTTATATCCTTAAAATATCCCATTTTAAGGGACCTACTCATATTAGATTTCTTTTATTACAAATTATAAAAAATTGTTAAAGAAACAAGCCCTAAAGAAAATAAACGAGTTATTCTTTTATCAGCAAAAAAAAATGCATAGAAGAACTCTTCTATGCATTTTAAACTTATTTACTTTAAAGTAAAGGCCTAGAAAAATCCTAATTTATTTTTGTTATATGAAGTTAGAATGTTTTTAGTATGTCTATAAGAGTTTAACATCATCATATGAGTTTCTCGCCCAATTCCTGATTTTTTATATCCACCAAATGATGCATGAGATGGATATAAGTGATAACAATTTACCCAAACTCTACCAGCTTCAATTCCTCTTGAGAATTTATGTAATTGGTGAGCATCTCTTGACCATACACCAGAACCTAATCCATAAATAGTGTCATTTGCAATTGCTAATGCTTCATCTTCATCTTTAAAAGTAGTAACAGCAAGAACTGGTCCAAAAATCTCTTCTTGGAAGATTCTCATTTTGTTGTGACCTTTAAATAGTGTTGGTTGAATATAGTTTCCATTTGGATGTGTTTCACTTTTATATTCATCACCACCAATTAAACACTCTGCTCCTTCTTCTTTACCTATTTTGATATATTCCATAATTTTTTCTTTTTGAGTAGTTGAACATTGAGCACCCATCATACAAGTTGGATCTAGAGGATCTCCTAATTTGATAGCTTTTACTCTTTCTAATACTCTTGCCATAAATGGCTCATAAATTGACTCTTGAATTAATGCTCTTGAAGGACAAGTACAAACTTCCCCTGAGTTAAATGCAAATAGAACTAAACCTTCAATTGCTTTATCAAAAAATTCATCATCTTTATCCATAATTGATTCCAAGAAGATATTTGGTGATTTTCCACCAAGTTCTAAAGTAGAAGGAATAATATTTTCAGTTGCATATTGCATAATTAATTGACCAGTTGTAGTTTCACCAGTAAATCCAACTTTTTTGATATCTGGGTGAGTTGATAAATATTTACCGATTTTTCCACCTGCACCATTAATAATATTGATACAACCTGCTGGTAATACTGATTGAATTGTTTCCATTAAAATCAAAATTGACATAGGAGTAGCACTTGCTGGCTTCATAACAATACAATTTCCAGCAGCTAAAGCAGGAGCTAGTTTCCAAGCAGCCATTAATAATGGGAAATTCCAAGGAATAATTTGTGCAACAACACCATATGGCTCATGAACTTCTTGAGAAATAGTATCTGCATCTAAATCTGCAACCGTACCAGATTCTGCTCTAATAACTGAAGCAAAATATCTAAAATGATCAACAACTAAAGGTACATCAGCGGCTAAAGTTTCTCTTACTGCTTTTCCATTATCTAAAGTTTCA
This portion of the Arcobacter nitrofigilis DSM 7299 genome encodes:
- a CDS encoding aldehyde dehydrogenase family protein, whose amino-acid sequence is MAYAKPTYKSQYENFIGGEWVAPVNGEYFDNVSPVDGEVLTRIPRSSEEDVELAIKAANKAFESYKHTSVVERSTMLNKIADAIEANLEALAIAETLDNGKAVRETLAADVPLVVDHFRYFASVIRAESGTVADLDADTISQEVHEPYGVVAQIIPWNFPLLMAAWKLAPALAAGNCIVMKPASATPMSILILMETIQSVLPAGCINIINGAGGKIGKYLSTHPDIKKVGFTGETTTGQLIMQYATENIIPSTLELGGKSPNIFLESIMDKDDEFFDKAIEGLVLFAFNSGEVCTCPSRALIQESIYEPFMARVLERVKAIKLGDPLDPTCMMGAQCSTTQKEKIMEYIKIGKEEGAECLIGGDEYKSETHPNGNYIQPTLFKGHNKMRIFQEEIFGPVLAVTTFKDEDEALAIANDTIYGLGSGVWSRDAHQLHKFSRGIEAGRVWVNCYHLYPSHASFGGYKKSGIGRETHMMMLNSYRHTKNILTSYNKNKLGFF
- a CDS encoding SAM-dependent methyltransferase gives rise to the protein MKKQRFSEYFNNWLYGEDGYYTKYNAIGKDGDFFTAVSTSIFFGGSIAKKIVDTILDNKLPKNTTIVEIGAHHGYLLADIIQFIYTLNPKLLENLNFAIVERFENLKNEQKEYLKSSFGDNIKVKFYDDISEVKLDHAFIVANEIYDAFACELLYTKNDNLQTAFIKNGKIEFEDCLDENIKTKCKKYKITKGELALGYEEFAKNICENIKNFYFLSFDYGEKYPRNDFSCRIYSQHQVFPIFEEKLELTKLYKNSDITYDVNFSHVIDSFNSFCNCEVEYQTQLKALVEFGILDLLEILQKNVSEENYLKEVQKVKTLLEPTGMGDRFKMLLIKK
- a CDS encoding DUF779 domain-containing protein, yielding MAIKRLLVTKAAAEVIEQLKKENGELVFNQSGGCCDGTAPMCYAKSDFYVPSRNVKMGEICGCEFFIDKEQFEYFRHTEITIDVKEEKAAFGNSFSLEIDLGYQFITKSRIFTDEEYKEIEKDNL